One part of the Eucalyptus grandis isolate ANBG69807.140 chromosome 10, ASM1654582v1, whole genome shotgun sequence genome encodes these proteins:
- the LOC104421551 gene encoding histone H3.2, protein MARTKQTARKSTGGKAPRKQLATKAARKSAPATGGVKKPHRFRPGTVALREIRKYQKSTELLIRKLPFQRLVREIAQDFKTDLRFQSSAVAALQEAAEAYLVGLFEDTNLCAIHAKRVTIMPKDIQLARRIRGERA, encoded by the coding sequence ATGGCTCGCACGAAGCAGACGGCCCGGAAGTCCACCGGCGGCAAGGCCCCGAGGAAGCAGCTGGCGACCAAGGCGGCCAGGAAGTCGGCCCCGGCGACCGGCGGGGTCAAGAAGCCGCACAGGTTCAGGCCCGGCACGGTGGCGCTGAGGGAGATCAGGAAGTACCAGAAGAGCACGGAGCTGCTGATCCGGAAGCTGCCGTTCCAGCGGCTGGTGAGGGAGATCGCCCAGGACTTCAAGACCGACCTCCGGTTCCAGAGCAGCGCCGTCGCGGCCCTCcaggaggcggcggaggcgtaCCTGGTCGGGCTGTTCGAGGACACCAACCTGTGCGCCATCCACGCCAAGCGGGTCACCATCATGCCCAAGGATATCCAGCTCGCCAGGAGGATCCGGGGAGAGAGGGCTTAG
- the LOC104421547 gene encoding uncharacterized protein LOC104421547, whose product MAGALVAGAVLSASLQALFDRLASRLIDSVWIQKDEEVLLKKLKASLVFAEAVLSDAEHKQITDPTAKGWLDQLEETVADAQNLLNAIEARDSPRRFRGGSKSKLLEDMLDRLEIMVRQKDAFGFIELGAQPLQTSPTTSLMQEPNIYGRDEDMEAILSLLLSDEAPGDPICVITIVGVPRIGKTTLAQSIYNDNSMEGYFDFRVWICVSNRLDVYSITKTILEAITTVSCDIKDLNLLQLRLREELIGRKLLLVLDDLCTEDCSEWNTLRSPWRFCAKASKIIVTTRSEITAAMTCTLPAYHLSPLPYEDCWLIFAQHAFDSGLGAPDPNLEAVGREIVKKCRGLPLVAKTLGVLFRSKPNHGKWNEILTDSMWDASHDLNSFAQALSVRSGIGKWRRKLSERQHDENFFPGVLNQFGDTFPYINIKRVWFSIFLVLWIMILSIVSALVYKTVKDYQTTKMKEALGSMCDKRAWMLQDQFAFHVNHIHALAMVARLYDQQNATYTTQMGEALEGHMDNTTFKRPLLSGVVYAERAGHCKIDDKRGRQWHIMHVTPESEPREPSPVQEEYVRYEFGEDDNAYMGPLLSSLGMMTGEEDRHHVLKARAVEKAVLSAPFRLFSSNRTGVILIYPVYKSKFSPSVSLEERIRATAGYIGGLFEFESLVESILWQLGNQTVLVKVYDITNCRPSLMYGPNYVKFDWTMAHMSKLELGDPFRKYLMICRYQDEASKSWLPAIAVVLIVTIGLLAPCVLYAAAIHVAKLRQASLQIQGLEVQLQDANMANSQLRADASEIKQPAYTIIQTLAMLLETELSLVQRSYTRIAQACGRRQIALVDSALESPNSPVITRTT is encoded by the exons ATGGCAGGAGCTCTAGTGGCTGGAGCTGTCCTCTCTGCTTCGCTCCAGGCACTATTCGACAGATTGGCTTCTCGGCTGATAGACTCTGTCTGGATACAGAAAGACGAGGAAGTTCTGCTGAAGAAACTGAAGGCAAGCCTTGTATTTGCTGAGGCAGTGTTGTCTGATGCGGAGCATAAGCAAATCACAGATCCAACCGCAAAAGGGTGGCTAGACCAGCTAGAAGAAACCGTCGCCGATGCTCAGAATCTCTTGAATGCTATTGAAGCCAGAGATTCACCGAGGAGGTTTAGAGGTGGATCCAAAAGCAAATTGCTAGAAGACATGCTCGATAGATTGGAGATTATGGTGAGGCAAAAGGATGCCTTTGGCTTCATAGAACTAGGAGCACAGCCTTTGCAGACGTCCCCAACGACATCTTTAATGCAGGAGCCTAACATCTATGGTAGAGACGAAGATATGGAGGCGATACTCAGCTTGTTGCTATCCGATGAAGCACCGGGTGACCCAATATGCGTGATTACCATAGTTGGTGTCCCAAGGATCGGCAAGACCACGCTTGCTCAGTCTATTTACAATGATAATAGCATGGAAGGGTATTTTGACTTCAGAGTTTGGATCTGCGTCTCGAACAGGTTGGATGTTTATTCGATTACCAAGACAATCCTAGAAGCAATAACTACGGTGAGCTGTGATATTAAGGACCTGAATCTTCTTCAACTGAGACTCAGAGAAGAACTAATCGGCCGGAAACTCTTACTTGTCCTGGATGACCTTTGCACTGAGGACTGCTCGGAATGGAACACACTGCGAAGTCCTTGGAGATTCTGTGCAAAGGCCAGCAAGATCATCGTGACTACTCGAAGTGAAATCACAGCAGCCATGACGTGCACGCTGCCAGCTTACCATTTAAGCCCGCTACCCTACGAAGATTGCTGGTTGATCTTCGCTCAACATGCATTTGATAGTGGACTCGGTGCTCCAGATCCAAACCTAGAAGCAGTAGGCAgagaaattgtgaagaaatgCAGAGGCCTTCCTCTAGTCGCTAAGACCCTTGGAGTTCTGTTCCGCTCTAAACCAAACCATGGGAAGTGGAATGAAATCTTGACGGATAGCATGTGGGATGCATCACATGACTTGAACAGCTTTGCACAGGCTTTAAGT GTTAGAAGTGGAATAGGTAAATGGAGAAGAAAGCTTTCGGAAAGACAACATGATGAAAATTTCTTCCCAGGGGTTCTGAATCAGTTTGGAGACACATTCCCATATATAAATATCAAGAGGGTATGGTTTTCCATATTTCTGGTGCTCTGGATCATGATTCTGAGCATTGTGAGTGCATTGGTTTACAAGACTGTAAAAGATTATCAGACTACAAAAATGAAGGAGGCATTGGGAAGCATGTGCGATAAACGGGCATGGATGCTACAGGATCAGTTTGCGTTTCATGTTAACCACATCCACGCACTTGCTATGGTGGCCAGACTTTATGACCAACAGAATGCAACATATACCACACAG ATGGGAGAGGCTCTCGAGGGCCACATGGATAATACTACTTTCAAGCGCCCATTACTTTCTGGAGTGGTTTATGCAGAACGAGCGGGTCATTGCAAGATTGATGATAAGAGAGGGCGGCAATGGCATATAATGCATGTGACCCCCGAAAGCGAGCCTCGCGAGCCTTCACCTGTTCAGGAAGAGTATGTACGCTACGAATTTGGTGAAGATGACAATGCTTATATGGGGCCTCTTCTGAGTTCACTTGGCATGATGACAGGAGAG GAAGATCGACATCATGTATTGAAGGCAAGAGCTGTTGAAAAAGCTGTCTTATCAGCCCCCTTCAGGCTGTTTTCGTCAAATCGGACCGGAGTGATTTTGATATATCCTGTTTACAAATCCAAATTCTCACCAAGCGTGAGTTTGGAAGAGCGCATCAGAGCCACTGCAGG ATATATTGGTGGACTCTTTGAATTCGAGTCCCTTGTGGAGAGCATACTCTGGCAACTTGGAAATCAGACGGTTTTGGTCAAAGTATATGACATCACAAACTGTCGTCCCTCATTGATGTATGGTCCCAATTATGTCAAATTTGACTGGACCATGGCGCACATGAGCAAGCTTGAACTCGGAGATCCCTTCAGGAAGTACCTGATGATATGTAG GTATCAAGATGAGGCCTCTAAATCTTGGCTGCCAGCCATTGCCGTAGTCTTGATTGTCACCATCGGTTTGTTAGCACCTTGCGTGCTTTATGCTGCAGCTATTCACGTCGCGAAACTCAGACAAGCCTCACTCCAAATACAAGGATTGGAAGTTCAACTGCAAGATGCGAACATGGCCAATTCCCAG CTCCGAGCTGATGCTTCAGAGATTAAGCAGCCTGCTTATACCATCATCC AGACTCTTGCCATGCTTCTCGAGACTGAACTGAGCTTGGTACAAAGGAGCTACACTCGGATTGCTCAAGCTTGTGGAAGGAGGCAGATTGCATTAGTAGACAGCGCACTCGAATCACCAAATTCGCCAGTCATAACTCGCACCACCTAG
- the LOC104421549 gene encoding uncharacterized protein LOC104421549: MAGALVGGAVLSASLQVLFDRLASCRLTDCIWRQNDEEVLLKKLKASLVFAEAVLSDAEHKQITDLTAKGWLNQLEETVADAQNLLNGIEARDSPRRLRGGSRSKLLEDMLDRLEVMARQKDAFGFIELGVQPLQTSPTTSLVQERNIYGRDEDMEAIVGLLLSDDAPSDPIGVITIIGVPGIGKTILIQSVYNDNSVKGYFDFRIWICASNRLDVYSITKTILEAITMVSCDIKDLNILQLRLIEEVIGRKLLLILDDLCTEDCLEWNTMQSPLRFCAPASKILVTTRSEITAAMTCTLPAYHLSPLPYEVCWLIFTQHAFDSGFSAPDPNLEAVGREVVKKCRGLPLVAKTLGVLFRSKPNHGEWNEILKDSMWDASPDLSSFVQTLSIRSGIGKWRRKLLESQHEENFFPGVLNQFRGTYPYIKIKKAWLSKILVLWIIILSIVSGLVYKTVNDYQTTKMKEALRSMCSKRAWMLQNQYTAIVNHFALAMMARVYYQENAINTNQMREALDNYMDNDTCGCPLYSGVAYAEHVGKRGCQWQINMTIRGQPPPVEERKAYTNVLANALMNSRHMTTGKEDRGLVVKARPVEKAVLSGPFRLLQSNQTGVILTYPHYRSKLSPSMGLEERFRAITGYIGVVFEFESFVESILWQLGSGTVLVTIYDITNSSRSLMYGHNYVKSDWPMMHESKLELGDPFRKHQMNCRYRDAASLSWIPAIVAVSIFIIGLIVPCVLYAAAIHIVKIRQASLRIRGLGVQLRDANTANSQLRADASEIKQPAYTIIGTLAMLLETELSSIQRGYIQIAQACGKRQIALVDRALELPNLPVITHTN, from the exons ATGGCAGGAGCTCTAGTGGGTGGAGCTGTCCTCTCTGCTTCGCTCCAGGTACTATTCGACAGATTGGCTTCCTGCAGGCTGACAGACTGCATCTGGAGACAAAACGATGAGGAAGTTCTGCTGAAGAAGCTAAAGGCAAGCCTTGTATTTGCTGAGGCGGTGTTGTCTGATGCAGAGCATAAGCAAATAACAGACCTGACTGCAAAAGGGTGGCTAAACCAGCTAGAAGAAACCGTCGCCGATGCTCAGAACCTCTTGAATGGTATTGAAGCCAGAGATTCACCTAGGAGGTTAAGAGGCGGATCAAGAAGCAAATTGCTAGAAGACATGCTTGATAGATTGGAAGTTATGGCAAGGCAAAAGGATGCCTTTGGCTTCATAGAACTAGGAGTACAGCCTTTGCAGACGTCCCCGACAACGTCTTTGGTGCAGGAGCGCAACATCTATGGTAGGGACGAAGATATGGAGGCGATAGTCGGCTTGTTGCTGTCTGATGATGCACCAAGTGACCCAATAGGTGTGATTACCATCATCGGTGTCCCAGGGATCGGCAAGACCATCCTCATCCAGTCTGTTTACAATGATAACAGTGTGAAAGGGTATTTTGACTTCAGAATTTGGATCTGTGCCTCAAACAGGTTAGATGTTTACTCGATTACCAAGACAATCCTAGAAGCTATAACTATGGTGAGTTGTGATATTAAGGACCTGAATATTCTTCAACTGAGACTCATAGAAGAAGTAATCGGCCGTAAACTCTTACTTATTCTGGATGATCTTTGCACTGAGGACTGCTTGGAATGGAACACGATGCAAAGTCCTTTAAGATTCTGTGCACCAGCAAGCAAGATCTTAGTGACTACTCGCAGTGAAATCACAGCAGCGATGACGTGCACGCTGCCAGCTTACCATTTAAGCCCACTACCATATGAAGTTTGCTGGTTGATCTTCACTCAACATGCATTTGATAGTGGATTCAGTGCTCCAGATCCAAATCTCGAAGCAGTAGGCAGAGAAGTTGTGAAGAAATGCAGAGGCCTTCCTCTAGTCGCCAAAACCCTCGGAGTTCTGTTCCGCTCTAAACCAAACCATGGGGAGTGGAATGAAATCTTGAAGGATAGTATGTGGGATGCATCACCTGATTTGAGCAGCTTTGTACAGACTTTAAGT ATTAGAAGTGGAATAGGTAAATGGAGAAGAAAGCTTTTGGAAAGTCAACATGAGGAAAACTTCTTCCCAGGGGTTCTGAATCAGTTTAGAGGCACATACCCATATATAAAGATCAAGAAGGCATGGCTTTCCAAAATTCTGGTGCTCTGGATTATTATTCTGAGCATAGTGAGCGGACTGGTTTACAAGACAGTAAATGATTATCAGACCACAAAAATGAAGGAGGCATTGAGAAGCATGTGCAGTAAACGGGCATGGATGCTACAGAATCAGTACACTGCCATTGTTAATCACTTCGCCCTTGCTATGATGGCGAGAGTTTATTACCAAGAGAATGCAATAAATACTAACCAG ATGCGGGAGGCTCTTGACAACTACATGGATAATGATACTTGCGGTTGCCCATTATATTCTGGAGTGGCTTATGCAGAACATGTGGGTAAGAGAGGGTGCCAATGGCAGATAAATATGACCATTAGAGGCCAGCCTCCGCCTGTTGAAGAAAGGAAGGCCTACACTAACGTCCTTGCAAATGCACTTATGAATTCACGTCACATGACGACAGGAAAG GAAGATCGAGGTCTTGTAGTGAAGGCAAGACCCGTTGAAAAAGCTGTATTATCAGGCCCCTTCAGGCTGTTACAATCGAATCAGACTGGAGTAATTTTGACATACCCTCATTACAGATCCAAGCTCTCACCAAGCATGGGTTTGGAAGAGCGCTTTAGAGCCATCACAGG ATATATCGGAGTCGTCTTTGAATTCGAGTCCTTTGTGGAGAGCATACTCTGGCAACTTGGGAGTGGGACGGTTTTGGTTACTATATATGACATCACAAACTCTTCTCGCTCATTGATGTATGGTCACAACTACGTCAAAAGTGACTGGCCCATGATGCATGAGAGCAAGCTTGAACTCGGAGATCCCTTCAGGAAGCACCAGATGAATTGTAG GTATCGAGATGCAGCATCCTTGTCTTGGATCCCAGCCATCGTTGCAGTCTCAATCTTCATCATCGGTTTGATAGTGCCATGCGTGCTTTATGCTGCGGCAATTCACATTGTGAAAATTAGACAAGCCTCACTGAGAATTCGCGGATTGGGAGTTCAACTGCGAGATGCAAACACAGCCAATTCCCAG CTCCGAGCTGATGCTTCAGAGATAAAGCAGCCTGCTTATACCATCATCG GGACTCTTGCCATGCTCCTCGAGACAGAACTGAGCTCAATCCAGAGGGGCTACATTCAGATTGCTCAAGCTTGTGGAAAGAGGCAGATTGCATTAGTAGACAGAGCCCTGGAATTGCCAAATTTGCCGGTCATAACTCATACCAACTAG